CGGCGGCATCTCCGGCTCGACCACCCAGATATGCCAGTCGGCGAGATCGGCAATGCCGGCCGGAACGACGCCCAGCGACAGAAGCGTCGAGGACAGCCCGTAGTCGAGGCTGACGATGCGCGGCGCCTCTGCCGCGAAAAGAGGGCATGCCCCCTGCAAGAGACCGGCGGCCAGCCCGGCCATGAAGGTCCGCCGGTGCATGTGAGGCATGCCGCGTTCAATAAACATAGGCAAGCGGAATGGACTGCGTCGGATGGCTGATGACATCCATGCGGATATTGTAGATGTCTTCGAGCGTGCCGCCGGTCATCAGGTCGACGGGTTTGCCGGCCGCGACCAGCCTGCCGCGCTTCAGCGCATAGATCGCGTCGCAATAGCGCGCCGCCATGTTGATGTCGTGCAGGACGATGACGACCGAAAGGCCTTTCTCATGCGCTAGCCGGCGGATGAGCGACAGCACCTCGACCTGATGGGCGATATCCAGCGCCGAGGTCGGCTCATCCAGAAGAAGGCAGCGGCTGTCCTGGGCGATCAGCATGGCAATCCAGGCGCGCTGTCGTTCGCCGCCGGAAAGCGTCTCGATCAGCCGGTCGGCCATGTCCACCACGTCGGTGAGTTCCATCGCCTCGGCGACCTTCTGCCGGTCGGTCTCGGTGAAGCGTCCGATCGCTCCGTGCCAGGGATAGCGTCCGCATCCGACGAGCTCCTTCACCGTCATGCCGGCGGCGGTCGACAGGTCCTGCGGCAGATAGGCGACGGAGCGGGCAAATGCGCGGGCTCCGACGTCGGCGGCGCTGCAGCCGTCAATGCGGATCTGGCCGCGGGACGCGACGATCTGGCGTGCCATCAGCTTCAGGAGCGTCGACTTTCCCGATCCGTTGTGTCCGACCAGCGCCGAGATCATGCCCGGCTGAAAGGCGATCGAGACATCTGCCAGGACTGCGCGTCCCTCGACCTCGTAGCCGAGCCCCTCGACCTCGAAGGCGATGGGGGCCTTCGCCCCGGACCGGGCGGGATCGTCGATAGCTGGCATGCGTGCGCTCCTTGTCGCCTCAGCGGCATTGATGGATGGCACCTACTAAAGATGATTATTTTTATCAAGTATAAACACGCAGATTTTCACCGCGTAGACCGCAGCCAACCCGAAGAAGTCTGACGAGAAAGGCCCTCG
Above is a window of Rhizobium sp. NRK18 DNA encoding:
- a CDS encoding ABC transporter ATP-binding protein is translated as MPAIDDPARSGAKAPIAFEVEGLGYEVEGRAVLADVSIAFQPGMISALVGHNGSGKSTLLKLMARQIVASRGQIRIDGCSAADVGARAFARSVAYLPQDLSTAAGMTVKELVGCGRYPWHGAIGRFTETDRQKVAEAMELTDVVDMADRLIETLSGGERQRAWIAMLIAQDSRCLLLDEPTSALDIAHQVEVLSLIRRLAHEKGLSVVIVLHDINMAARYCDAIYALKRGRLVAAGKPVDLMTGGTLEDIYNIRMDVISHPTQSIPLAYVY